In Humulus lupulus chromosome 6, drHumLupu1.1, whole genome shotgun sequence, a single genomic region encodes these proteins:
- the LOC133782730 gene encoding equilibrative nucleotide transporter 8 isoform X2, giving the protein MINVKTPADQPEPRDTYKIAYIIHFLLGAGNLLPWNAFITGVDYFGFLYPNRHVEKVFSVAYMSCSILVLVLMLIWGSCYGKLSSRLTLNLGFSMFVLSLMVAPLIDWVWCTESSEKTYGVTVASVAICGIADGLVGGSLMGSAGRLPKQYMQAVFAGTASSGVIVSFLRISTKALLPQNSKGLRTSAHLYFLFSTMILLCCIICCNLLYKLPVMQKHSKIEQTADPFCLKPQIFAVAQKVRWPAFGIFIIYIVTLSIFPGFIAENLESKILQDWYPILLITVYNIADLVGKSLTAIYILQSINKATWASIARLLFYPLFTAFLHGPTWLKTEVPMVVLTFMLGLTNGYLTSVMMILVPKSVPVTDAELSAIVMVVFLGLGLVGGSVLGWFWII; this is encoded by the exons ATGATTAATGTTAAGACTCCTGCAGACCAACCTGAGCCAAGAGACACTTACAAGATTGCTTACATTATTCACTTCTTGCTTGGTGCTGGAAATTTACTTCCTTGGAATGCTTTTATCACAGGTGTTGACTACTTTGGCTTTCTCTATCCAAACAGGCATGTTGAGAAGGTTTTCTCTGTGGCTTACATGAGTTGTTCAATCCTAGTTCTGGTTCTGATGCTAATTTGGGGTAGCTGTTATGGGAAATTGAGTTCAAGGCTAACACTCAACTTGGGATTTTCTATGTTTGTTCTATCTTTAATGGTGGCTCCGCTGATAGACTGGGTGTGGTGCACAGAATCAAGTGAGAAAACCTATGGAGTAACAGTTGCTTCGGTCGCAATTTGCGGTATAGCCGATGGTTTAGTTGGTGGAAGCTTGATGGGATCAGCTGGAAGGCTTCCAAAACAGTACATGCAAGCTGTTTTTGCTGGAACTGCTTCTTCAG GTGTTATAGTTTCATTCCTGAGGATTTCAACAAAAGCATTGCTTCCACAGAACTCGAAAGGTCTTCGAACAAGTGCCCACTTGTATTTCCTCTTCAGCACTATGATCCTTTTATGCTGCATAATTTGTTGTAACTTGTTATACAAGTTACCGGTCATGCAGAAGCATAGCAAGATTGAACAAACTGCGGACCCTTTCTGTTTAAAACCGCAGATTTTCGCTGTGGCGCAAAAGGTCCGTTGGCCAGCTTTTGGAATTTTTATAATCTACATAGTGACTCTTTCAATTTTTCCGGGGTTTATAGCTGAAAATCTGGAGTCCAAGATTCTCCAAGACTGGTATCCCATTTTGCTGATCACAGTGTATAATATTGCAGACTTAGTAGGCAAGTCTTTGACAGCCATATATATCCTGCAGAGTATAAATAAAGCAACTTGGGCTTCCATTGCCAGACTCCTGTTTTATCCTCTCTTTACAGCTTTCCTCCATGGACCAACATGGCTGAAAACTGAAGTCCCAATGGTGGTTCTGACCTTCATGCTCGGCCTTACCAATGGTTATTTAACAAGTGTCATGATGATATTGGTCCCTAAGTCTGTGCCAGTTACAGATGCAGAACTATCTGCAATTGTTATGGTTGTATTCCTAGGACTTGGGTTGGTTGGTGGTTCAGTTCTTGGTTGGTTCTGGATTATCTGA
- the LOC133782731 gene encoding uncharacterized protein LOC133782731: MLLRSSSTPILNQWFSSQSKDSCPEPEIVSHIPRTRSISLSLSSSSPSSSSSYSVSPVRDSATAKMTRAFSETDLRDLAMPKKKPFNKTLSGFSEEEEDDRCYGFKCATTAPLDSGVGLFSSSGLDEESYIGSRGNGLVSVLVGGGVGGGGGKICGGGGGNGRSDGGDDENSGSWDSNHGKQSTDVYYQKMIEANPGNSLLLSNYAKYLKDVRGDFVKAEEYCGRAILSNPNDGDVLSMYADLIWQGHKDASRAETYFDQAVKASPDDCFVLASYAHFLWDSEEDDEEEETNTASTPNFFRGTTPIAAAS; the protein is encoded by the exons atgcttCTACGGAGCTCGTCAACGCCGATTCTGAATCAATGGTTTTCATCTCAGTCAAAGGACTCGTGTCCAGAGCCCGAGATAGTTAGCCATATACCCAGAACCCGTTCCATATCACTCTCTCTTTCCTCCTcgtcaccttcttcttcttcgtcaTATTCAGTATCGCCCGTCAGGGACTCGGCTACGGCGAAGATGACGCGGGCTTTCTCGGAGACCGATCTCCGGGACCTCGCAATGCCAAAGAAGAAGcctttcaacaaaacccttagtgGGTTTTCGGAGGAAGAGGAGGATGATAGGTGTTATGGGTTTAAGTGCGCCACGACGGCGCCGTTGGATAGTGGCGTGGGCTTGTTTTCGAGTTCTGGGCTCGACGAAGAGTCTTATATTGGATCCAGGGGTAATGGGTTGGTGAGCGTTTTGGTAGGGGGTGGAGTTGGTGGTGGCGGTGGGAAGATCTGTGGTGGGGGTGGTGGAAATGGTCGATCGGACGGTGGAGATGATGAGAATTCTGGGTCTTGGGATTCGAATCATGGGAAGCAGAGTACTGATGTGTATTATCAGAAAATGATCGAGGCCAACCCGGGGAATTCTCTTCTTCTGAGCAATTACGCCAAGTATTTAAAAGAT GTACGCGGTGATTTTGTGAAAGCTGAAGAGTATTGTGGTAGAGCGATATTATCCAACCCGAATGATGGTGATGTTCTATCCATGTATGCCGATTTGATATGGCAAGGTCACAAGGATGCTTCAAGAGCAGAAACTTACTTTGATCAAGCTGTTAAGGCCTCCCCAGATGATTG TTTCGTTTTAGCATCATATGCTCATTTCCTTTGGGATTCTGAAGAAGATGATGAGGAGGAAGAGACAAATACAGCATCAACACCCAATTTCTTTCGTGGAACAACTCCTATAGCTGCTGCTTCTTAA
- the LOC133782730 gene encoding equilibrative nucleotide transporter 8 isoform X1, which translates to MINVKTPADQPEPRDTYKIAYIIHFLLGAGNLLPWNAFITGVDYFGFLYPNRHVEKVFSVAYMSCSILVLVLMLIWGSCYGKLSSRLTLNLGFSMFVLSLMVAPLIDWVWCTESSEKTYGVTVASVAICGIADGLVGGSLMGSAGRLPKQYMQAVFAGTASSVFAAGVIVSFLRISTKALLPQNSKGLRTSAHLYFLFSTMILLCCIICCNLLYKLPVMQKHSKIEQTADPFCLKPQIFAVAQKVRWPAFGIFIIYIVTLSIFPGFIAENLESKILQDWYPILLITVYNIADLVGKSLTAIYILQSINKATWASIARLLFYPLFTAFLHGPTWLKTEVPMVVLTFMLGLTNGYLTSVMMILVPKSVPVTDAELSAIVMVVFLGLGLVGGSVLGWFWII; encoded by the exons ATGATTAATGTTAAGACTCCTGCAGACCAACCTGAGCCAAGAGACACTTACAAGATTGCTTACATTATTCACTTCTTGCTTGGTGCTGGAAATTTACTTCCTTGGAATGCTTTTATCACAGGTGTTGACTACTTTGGCTTTCTCTATCCAAACAGGCATGTTGAGAAGGTTTTCTCTGTGGCTTACATGAGTTGTTCAATCCTAGTTCTGGTTCTGATGCTAATTTGGGGTAGCTGTTATGGGAAATTGAGTTCAAGGCTAACACTCAACTTGGGATTTTCTATGTTTGTTCTATCTTTAATGGTGGCTCCGCTGATAGACTGGGTGTGGTGCACAGAATCAAGTGAGAAAACCTATGGAGTAACAGTTGCTTCGGTCGCAATTTGCGGTATAGCCGATGGTTTAGTTGGTGGAAGCTTGATGGGATCAGCTGGAAGGCTTCCAAAACAGTACATGCAAGCTGTTTTTGCTGGAACTGCTTCTTCAG TCTTTGCTGCAGGTGTTATAGTTTCATTCCTGAGGATTTCAACAAAAGCATTGCTTCCACAGAACTCGAAAGGTCTTCGAACAAGTGCCCACTTGTATTTCCTCTTCAGCACTATGATCCTTTTATGCTGCATAATTTGTTGTAACTTGTTATACAAGTTACCGGTCATGCAGAAGCATAGCAAGATTGAACAAACTGCGGACCCTTTCTGTTTAAAACCGCAGATTTTCGCTGTGGCGCAAAAGGTCCGTTGGCCAGCTTTTGGAATTTTTATAATCTACATAGTGACTCTTTCAATTTTTCCGGGGTTTATAGCTGAAAATCTGGAGTCCAAGATTCTCCAAGACTGGTATCCCATTTTGCTGATCACAGTGTATAATATTGCAGACTTAGTAGGCAAGTCTTTGACAGCCATATATATCCTGCAGAGTATAAATAAAGCAACTTGGGCTTCCATTGCCAGACTCCTGTTTTATCCTCTCTTTACAGCTTTCCTCCATGGACCAACATGGCTGAAAACTGAAGTCCCAATGGTGGTTCTGACCTTCATGCTCGGCCTTACCAATGGTTATTTAACAAGTGTCATGATGATATTGGTCCCTAAGTCTGTGCCAGTTACAGATGCAGAACTATCTGCAATTGTTATGGTTGTATTCCTAGGACTTGGGTTGGTTGGTGGTTCAGTTCTTGGTTGGTTCTGGATTATCTGA